The following proteins are co-located in the Anser cygnoides isolate HZ-2024a breed goose chromosome 2, Taihu_goose_T2T_genome, whole genome shotgun sequence genome:
- the DCLK3 gene encoding serine/threonine-protein kinase DCLK3 isoform X3, translating into MTKKRTTPEYRHGSMFDHASHSASSKVTERKLHGTCPPVGRGNCGKQCVNASSYKSSFFNPRNGFHTIHSEHSPVKPRIITVVKPSGHTLKKITLLLNRRFVQTFEQLMADISEALGFPHWKNDHVRKLYNLRGREIRSVSDFFREGDVFIAMGREPLTLKNLEVAIQELCPENPYAASAIQQDKEQSQKLKSRLYDKASKVDSGFDEAEIAKNCGDVMSPKMVARKSQAKTKQEEKMRTKKKWTRESWDGEQGLRPSRKTRESERYLKQERNPEKGLEEITVEVVRCEKCEQERQARQKLRRERHAETSFENTDLDAGACQRYQVERNAKIRNSRKSEIPLEGEEVGWKENGCRKTWKPLHRNVNEGLEKQKKSIEIERDLEKHENCEKEVVKIKKNAVEGLQITHEVKEENGSSCVTNQNGWLMKDTPRDAEKPSKVHRDSREGQRAKEEGARREGNIHRENDVTQREKTGERRMNKEENKAPGLENTSRRHAIKNRTDVENHYEIGRTIGDGNFAVVKECRHCNSNQIYAMKIVDKSKLKGKEDMMESEILIIRSLSHPNIVSLIEVYETEAEIYLILEYVPGGDLFDAIIESVKFTEHDAAVMTTDLCEALVYIHSKNIVHRDLKPENLLVQHNADKSTTLKLADFGLAKLVTKPIFTVCGTPTYVAPEILAEKGYGLEVDMWATGVILYILLCGFPPFRSQERDQEELFQIIQLGHYEFLSPYWDNISAAAKDLITRLLIVDPQKRYTAQQVLQHPWIRTAGKTNGRNLQREVTINIERHFRTQRKKEVVDEDT; encoded by the exons atgacaaagaagaggacaaccccagaataca GACACGGAAGCATGTTTGACCACGCATCTCACAGTGCAAGCTCAAAAGTAACAGAGAGGAAACTACATGGGACTTGTCCTCCAGTTGGTCGTGGAAACTGTGGAAAACAATGTGTGAATGCGAGCAGCTATaagtcttcattttttaatcccCGGAATGGTTTTCATACAATACATTCAGAGCACAGTCCTGTGAAGCCAAGGATTATTACAGTGGTGAAACCCAGCGGGCATACACTCAAAAAGATAACCTTGCTTCTGAACAGGAGATTTGTCCAGACCTTTGAGCAGCTGATGGCTGACATTTCAGAAGCTTTGGGATTTCCACACTGGAAGAATGACCACGTGAGAAAGCTTTACAATCTGAGAGGCAGAGAAATCCGAAGTGTTTCTGACTTCTTCAGGGAGGGCGATGTGTTCATAGCTATGGGGAGGGAGCCCCTTACATTGAAGAACTTGGAAGTGGCAATACAAGAACTTTGTCCTGAAAATCCttatgctgccagtgcaattcAGCAGGATAAGGAGCAGTCCCAAAAACTGAAGAGCAGGCTGTATGACAAAGCATCAAAAGTGGACAGTGGATTTGATGAGGCAGAGATTGCCAAGAATTGTGGTGATGTTATGTCTCCCAAAATGGTAGCTAGAAAAAGTCAAGCCAAGACaaagcaagaagagaaaatgagaaccAAAAAAAAGTGGACTAGAGAGAGTTGGGATGGCGAGCAAGGATTGAGGCCTTCTAGAAAAACCCGAGAAAGTGAGAGGTACCTTAAGCAAGAGAGGAACCCTGAGAAGGGATTAGAAGAGATTACAGTGGAAGTAGTGAGGTGTGAGAAGTGTGAACAGGAAAGGCAGGCAAGGCAAAAGTTACGAAGGGAAAGGCATGCTGAGACTTCATTTGAGAAcacagacctggatgcaggtGCATGTCAGAGGTATCAGgtagaaagaaatgcaaaaatcagGAATAGCCGAAAATCTGAAATTCCTCTGGAAGGTGAAGAAGTTGGCTGGAAAGAGAATGGCTGCAGAAAGACCTGGAAACCTCTACATAGGAATGTTAATGAAGgactggaaaagcaaaaaaaaagcattgagaTAGAAAGAGATCTGGAGAAACATGAAAACTGCGAGAAAGAAGTGGTGAAAATCAAGAAGAATGCTGTGGAAGGGCTGCAAATAACTCATgaagtgaaggaagaaaatggaagtaGCTGTGTAACTAATCAAAATGGTTGGCTAATGAAAGACACTCCAAGGGATGCTGAGAAACCATCTAAAGTACATAGGGACAGCAGAGAGGGTCAAAGGGCTAAAGAGGAGGGTGCCAGGAGAGAGGGAAATATACACAGAGAGAATGACGTGACTCAAcgagagaaaacaggagagcgTAGaatgaataaagaagaaaacaaggctCCAGGATTGGAAAACACAAGCCGGAGGCATgccattaaaaacagaactgatGTGGAAAACCACTATGAGATTGGCAGGACTATTGGGGATGGGAATTTTGCGGTAGTGAAGGAATGTCGCCACTGCAACTCTAATCAGATCTATGCCATGAAAATTGTGGATAAATCCAAGCTGAAGGGGAAAGAGGACATGATGGAAAGCGAAATTCTGATCATTAGGAGTCTTTCTCATCCCAATATAGTAAGCTTAATTGAAGTGTATGAGACAGAGGCTGAGATCTACCTAATCCTGGAGTATGTCCCAGGAGGGGACTTATTTGATGCAATCATAGAAAGTGTGAAGTTCACAGAGCATGATGCTGCTGTCATGACCACTGACCTGTGTGAAGCGCTGGTGTATATTCACAGCAAGAACATCGTCCACAGAGACCTCAAACCAGAGAACCTTTTG GTTCAGCATAATGCAGATAAATCTACTACACTGAAACTAGCAGATTTTGGCCTTGCAAAGCTGGTTACAAAACCTATATTTACTGTGTGTGGAACACCAACATATGTTGCCCCTGAGATACTTGCTGAGAAGG gCTATGGGCTCGAAGTAGATATGTGGGCAACTGGTGTGATCCTTTACATTTTGCTCTGCGGTTTTCCCCCCTTTCGCAGTCAGGAACGTGATCAAGAAGAGCTGTTTCAAATCATACAGCTGGGTCACTATGAATTCCTTTCCCCATACTGGGACAATATTTCTGCAG
- the DCLK3 gene encoding serine/threonine-protein kinase DCLK3 isoform X2, with product MRTWAVREDGGGEEPPRGAACGGGGCCWGGVTAWRARNVAPAPLRCHPGPSTAPGSREKDPGPERAETGLGTMPAATPPPLHPAAGFCCPYGRCAGHGSMFDHASHSASSKVTERKLHGTCPPVGRGNCGKQCVNASSYKSSFFNPRNGFHTIHSEHSPVKPRIITVVKPSGHTLKKITLLLNRRFVQTFEQLMADISEALGFPHWKNDHVRKLYNLRGREIRSVSDFFREGDVFIAMGREPLTLKNLEVAIQELCPENPYAASAIQQDKEQSQKLKSRLYDKASKVDSGFDEAEIAKNCGDVMSPKMVARKSQAKTKQEEKMRTKKKWTRESWDGEQGLRPSRKTRESERYLKQERNPEKGLEEITVEVVRCEKCEQERQARQKLRRERHAETSFENTDLDAGACQRYQVERNAKIRNSRKSEIPLEGEEVGWKENGCRKTWKPLHRNVNEGLEKQKKSIEIERDLEKHENCEKEVVKIKKNAVEGLQITHEVKEENGSSCVTNQNGWLMKDTPRDAEKPSKVHRDSREGQRAKEEGARREGNIHRENDVTQREKTGERRMNKEENKAPGLENTSRRHAIKNRTDVENHYEIGRTIGDGNFAVVKECRHCNSNQIYAMKIVDKSKLKGKEDMMESEILIIRSLSHPNIVSLIEVYETEAEIYLILEYVPGGDLFDAIIESVKFTEHDAAVMTTDLCEALVYIHSKNIVHRDLKPENLLVQHNADKSTTLKLADFGLAKLVTKPIFTVCGTPTYVAPEILAEKGYGLEVDMWATGVILYILLCGFPPFRSQERDQEELFQIIQLGHYEFLSPYWDNISAAKDLITRLLIVDPQKRYTAQQVLQHPWIRTAGKTNGRNLQREVTINIERHFRTQRKKEVVDEDT from the exons ATGAGGACGTGGGCGGTGCGAGAAGATGGCGGCGGGGAGGAGCCCCCGCGTGGGGCTGCCTGTggaggggggggctgctgctggggaggtgTGACCGCTTGGCGTGCCCGTAACGTGGCGCCAGCTCCCCTCCGCTGTCATCCTGGCCCTTCCACTGCTCCTGGCAGCCGGGAGAAGGACCCCGGCCCCGAGCGAGCTGAGACCGGACTCGGCACCATGCCAGCCGCCACGCCGCCCCCGCTGCACCCCGCGGCGGGCTTCTGCTGCCCCTACGGCCGCTGCGCGG GACACGGAAGCATGTTTGACCACGCATCTCACAGTGCAAGCTCAAAAGTAACAGAGAGGAAACTACATGGGACTTGTCCTCCAGTTGGTCGTGGAAACTGTGGAAAACAATGTGTGAATGCGAGCAGCTATaagtcttcattttttaatcccCGGAATGGTTTTCATACAATACATTCAGAGCACAGTCCTGTGAAGCCAAGGATTATTACAGTGGTGAAACCCAGCGGGCATACACTCAAAAAGATAACCTTGCTTCTGAACAGGAGATTTGTCCAGACCTTTGAGCAGCTGATGGCTGACATTTCAGAAGCTTTGGGATTTCCACACTGGAAGAATGACCACGTGAGAAAGCTTTACAATCTGAGAGGCAGAGAAATCCGAAGTGTTTCTGACTTCTTCAGGGAGGGCGATGTGTTCATAGCTATGGGGAGGGAGCCCCTTACATTGAAGAACTTGGAAGTGGCAATACAAGAACTTTGTCCTGAAAATCCttatgctgccagtgcaattcAGCAGGATAAGGAGCAGTCCCAAAAACTGAAGAGCAGGCTGTATGACAAAGCATCAAAAGTGGACAGTGGATTTGATGAGGCAGAGATTGCCAAGAATTGTGGTGATGTTATGTCTCCCAAAATGGTAGCTAGAAAAAGTCAAGCCAAGACaaagcaagaagagaaaatgagaaccAAAAAAAAGTGGACTAGAGAGAGTTGGGATGGCGAGCAAGGATTGAGGCCTTCTAGAAAAACCCGAGAAAGTGAGAGGTACCTTAAGCAAGAGAGGAACCCTGAGAAGGGATTAGAAGAGATTACAGTGGAAGTAGTGAGGTGTGAGAAGTGTGAACAGGAAAGGCAGGCAAGGCAAAAGTTACGAAGGGAAAGGCATGCTGAGACTTCATTTGAGAAcacagacctggatgcaggtGCATGTCAGAGGTATCAGgtagaaagaaatgcaaaaatcagGAATAGCCGAAAATCTGAAATTCCTCTGGAAGGTGAAGAAGTTGGCTGGAAAGAGAATGGCTGCAGAAAGACCTGGAAACCTCTACATAGGAATGTTAATGAAGgactggaaaagcaaaaaaaaagcattgagaTAGAAAGAGATCTGGAGAAACATGAAAACTGCGAGAAAGAAGTGGTGAAAATCAAGAAGAATGCTGTGGAAGGGCTGCAAATAACTCATgaagtgaaggaagaaaatggaagtaGCTGTGTAACTAATCAAAATGGTTGGCTAATGAAAGACACTCCAAGGGATGCTGAGAAACCATCTAAAGTACATAGGGACAGCAGAGAGGGTCAAAGGGCTAAAGAGGAGGGTGCCAGGAGAGAGGGAAATATACACAGAGAGAATGACGTGACTCAAcgagagaaaacaggagagcgTAGaatgaataaagaagaaaacaaggctCCAGGATTGGAAAACACAAGCCGGAGGCATgccattaaaaacagaactgatGTGGAAAACCACTATGAGATTGGCAGGACTATTGGGGATGGGAATTTTGCGGTAGTGAAGGAATGTCGCCACTGCAACTCTAATCAGATCTATGCCATGAAAATTGTGGATAAATCCAAGCTGAAGGGGAAAGAGGACATGATGGAAAGCGAAATTCTGATCATTAGGAGTCTTTCTCATCCCAATATAGTAAGCTTAATTGAAGTGTATGAGACAGAGGCTGAGATCTACCTAATCCTGGAGTATGTCCCAGGAGGGGACTTATTTGATGCAATCATAGAAAGTGTGAAGTTCACAGAGCATGATGCTGCTGTCATGACCACTGACCTGTGTGAAGCGCTGGTGTATATTCACAGCAAGAACATCGTCCACAGAGACCTCAAACCAGAGAACCTTTTG GTTCAGCATAATGCAGATAAATCTACTACACTGAAACTAGCAGATTTTGGCCTTGCAAAGCTGGTTACAAAACCTATATTTACTGTGTGTGGAACACCAACATATGTTGCCCCTGAGATACTTGCTGAGAAGG gCTATGGGCTCGAAGTAGATATGTGGGCAACTGGTGTGATCCTTTACATTTTGCTCTGCGGTTTTCCCCCCTTTCGCAGTCAGGAACGTGATCAAGAAGAGCTGTTTCAAATCATACAGCTGGGTCACTATGAATTCCTTTCCCCATACTGGGACAATATTTCTGCAG
- the DCLK3 gene encoding serine/threonine-protein kinase DCLK3 isoform X1 yields the protein MRTWAVREDGGGEEPPRGAACGGGGCCWGGVTAWRARNVAPAPLRCHPGPSTAPGSREKDPGPERAETGLGTMPAATPPPLHPAAGFCCPYGRCAGHGSMFDHASHSASSKVTERKLHGTCPPVGRGNCGKQCVNASSYKSSFFNPRNGFHTIHSEHSPVKPRIITVVKPSGHTLKKITLLLNRRFVQTFEQLMADISEALGFPHWKNDHVRKLYNLRGREIRSVSDFFREGDVFIAMGREPLTLKNLEVAIQELCPENPYAASAIQQDKEQSQKLKSRLYDKASKVDSGFDEAEIAKNCGDVMSPKMVARKSQAKTKQEEKMRTKKKWTRESWDGEQGLRPSRKTRESERYLKQERNPEKGLEEITVEVVRCEKCEQERQARQKLRRERHAETSFENTDLDAGACQRYQVERNAKIRNSRKSEIPLEGEEVGWKENGCRKTWKPLHRNVNEGLEKQKKSIEIERDLEKHENCEKEVVKIKKNAVEGLQITHEVKEENGSSCVTNQNGWLMKDTPRDAEKPSKVHRDSREGQRAKEEGARREGNIHRENDVTQREKTGERRMNKEENKAPGLENTSRRHAIKNRTDVENHYEIGRTIGDGNFAVVKECRHCNSNQIYAMKIVDKSKLKGKEDMMESEILIIRSLSHPNIVSLIEVYETEAEIYLILEYVPGGDLFDAIIESVKFTEHDAAVMTTDLCEALVYIHSKNIVHRDLKPENLLVQHNADKSTTLKLADFGLAKLVTKPIFTVCGTPTYVAPEILAEKGYGLEVDMWATGVILYILLCGFPPFRSQERDQEELFQIIQLGHYEFLSPYWDNISAAAKDLITRLLIVDPQKRYTAQQVLQHPWIRTAGKTNGRNLQREVTINIERHFRTQRKKEVVDEDT from the exons ATGAGGACGTGGGCGGTGCGAGAAGATGGCGGCGGGGAGGAGCCCCCGCGTGGGGCTGCCTGTggaggggggggctgctgctggggaggtgTGACCGCTTGGCGTGCCCGTAACGTGGCGCCAGCTCCCCTCCGCTGTCATCCTGGCCCTTCCACTGCTCCTGGCAGCCGGGAGAAGGACCCCGGCCCCGAGCGAGCTGAGACCGGACTCGGCACCATGCCAGCCGCCACGCCGCCCCCGCTGCACCCCGCGGCGGGCTTCTGCTGCCCCTACGGCCGCTGCGCGG GACACGGAAGCATGTTTGACCACGCATCTCACAGTGCAAGCTCAAAAGTAACAGAGAGGAAACTACATGGGACTTGTCCTCCAGTTGGTCGTGGAAACTGTGGAAAACAATGTGTGAATGCGAGCAGCTATaagtcttcattttttaatcccCGGAATGGTTTTCATACAATACATTCAGAGCACAGTCCTGTGAAGCCAAGGATTATTACAGTGGTGAAACCCAGCGGGCATACACTCAAAAAGATAACCTTGCTTCTGAACAGGAGATTTGTCCAGACCTTTGAGCAGCTGATGGCTGACATTTCAGAAGCTTTGGGATTTCCACACTGGAAGAATGACCACGTGAGAAAGCTTTACAATCTGAGAGGCAGAGAAATCCGAAGTGTTTCTGACTTCTTCAGGGAGGGCGATGTGTTCATAGCTATGGGGAGGGAGCCCCTTACATTGAAGAACTTGGAAGTGGCAATACAAGAACTTTGTCCTGAAAATCCttatgctgccagtgcaattcAGCAGGATAAGGAGCAGTCCCAAAAACTGAAGAGCAGGCTGTATGACAAAGCATCAAAAGTGGACAGTGGATTTGATGAGGCAGAGATTGCCAAGAATTGTGGTGATGTTATGTCTCCCAAAATGGTAGCTAGAAAAAGTCAAGCCAAGACaaagcaagaagagaaaatgagaaccAAAAAAAAGTGGACTAGAGAGAGTTGGGATGGCGAGCAAGGATTGAGGCCTTCTAGAAAAACCCGAGAAAGTGAGAGGTACCTTAAGCAAGAGAGGAACCCTGAGAAGGGATTAGAAGAGATTACAGTGGAAGTAGTGAGGTGTGAGAAGTGTGAACAGGAAAGGCAGGCAAGGCAAAAGTTACGAAGGGAAAGGCATGCTGAGACTTCATTTGAGAAcacagacctggatgcaggtGCATGTCAGAGGTATCAGgtagaaagaaatgcaaaaatcagGAATAGCCGAAAATCTGAAATTCCTCTGGAAGGTGAAGAAGTTGGCTGGAAAGAGAATGGCTGCAGAAAGACCTGGAAACCTCTACATAGGAATGTTAATGAAGgactggaaaagcaaaaaaaaagcattgagaTAGAAAGAGATCTGGAGAAACATGAAAACTGCGAGAAAGAAGTGGTGAAAATCAAGAAGAATGCTGTGGAAGGGCTGCAAATAACTCATgaagtgaaggaagaaaatggaagtaGCTGTGTAACTAATCAAAATGGTTGGCTAATGAAAGACACTCCAAGGGATGCTGAGAAACCATCTAAAGTACATAGGGACAGCAGAGAGGGTCAAAGGGCTAAAGAGGAGGGTGCCAGGAGAGAGGGAAATATACACAGAGAGAATGACGTGACTCAAcgagagaaaacaggagagcgTAGaatgaataaagaagaaaacaaggctCCAGGATTGGAAAACACAAGCCGGAGGCATgccattaaaaacagaactgatGTGGAAAACCACTATGAGATTGGCAGGACTATTGGGGATGGGAATTTTGCGGTAGTGAAGGAATGTCGCCACTGCAACTCTAATCAGATCTATGCCATGAAAATTGTGGATAAATCCAAGCTGAAGGGGAAAGAGGACATGATGGAAAGCGAAATTCTGATCATTAGGAGTCTTTCTCATCCCAATATAGTAAGCTTAATTGAAGTGTATGAGACAGAGGCTGAGATCTACCTAATCCTGGAGTATGTCCCAGGAGGGGACTTATTTGATGCAATCATAGAAAGTGTGAAGTTCACAGAGCATGATGCTGCTGTCATGACCACTGACCTGTGTGAAGCGCTGGTGTATATTCACAGCAAGAACATCGTCCACAGAGACCTCAAACCAGAGAACCTTTTG GTTCAGCATAATGCAGATAAATCTACTACACTGAAACTAGCAGATTTTGGCCTTGCAAAGCTGGTTACAAAACCTATATTTACTGTGTGTGGAACACCAACATATGTTGCCCCTGAGATACTTGCTGAGAAGG gCTATGGGCTCGAAGTAGATATGTGGGCAACTGGTGTGATCCTTTACATTTTGCTCTGCGGTTTTCCCCCCTTTCGCAGTCAGGAACGTGATCAAGAAGAGCTGTTTCAAATCATACAGCTGGGTCACTATGAATTCCTTTCCCCATACTGGGACAATATTTCTGCAG
- the DCLK3 gene encoding serine/threonine-protein kinase DCLK3 isoform X5, whose product MRTWAVREDGGGEEPPRGAACGGGGCCWGGVTAWRARNVAPAPLRCHPGPSTAPGSREKDPGPERAETGLGTMPAATPPPLHPAAGFCCPYGRCAGHGSMFDHASHSASSKVTERKLHGTCPPVGRGNCGKQCVNASSYKSSFFNPRNGFHTIHSEHSPVKPRIITVVKPSGHTLKKITLLLNRRFVQTFEQLMADISEALGFPHWKNDHVRKLYNLRGREIRSVSDFFREGDVFIAMGREPLTLKNLEVAIQELCPENPYAASAIQQDKEQSQKLKSRLYDKASKVDSGFDEAEIAKNCGDVMSPKMVARKSQAKTKQEEKMRTKKKWTRESWDGEQGLRPSRKTRESERYLKQERNPEKGLEEITVEVVRCEKCEQERQARQKLRRERHAETSFENTDLDAGACQRYQVERNAKIRNSRKSEIPLEGEEVGWKENGCRKTWKPLHRNVNEGLEKQKKSIEIERDLEKHENCEKEVVKIKKNAVEGLQITHEVKEENGSSCVTNQNGWLMKDTPRDAEKPSKVHRDSREGQRAKEEGARREGNIHRENDVTQREKTGERRMNKEENKAPGLENTSRRHAIKNRTDVENHYEIGRTIGDGNFAVVKECRHCNSNQIYAMKIVDKSKLKGKEDMMESEILIIRSLSHPNIVSLIEVYETEAEIYLILEYVPGGDLFDAIIESVKFTEHDAAVMTTDLCEALVYIHSKNIVHRDLKPENLLQQKTS is encoded by the exons ATGAGGACGTGGGCGGTGCGAGAAGATGGCGGCGGGGAGGAGCCCCCGCGTGGGGCTGCCTGTggaggggggggctgctgctggggaggtgTGACCGCTTGGCGTGCCCGTAACGTGGCGCCAGCTCCCCTCCGCTGTCATCCTGGCCCTTCCACTGCTCCTGGCAGCCGGGAGAAGGACCCCGGCCCCGAGCGAGCTGAGACCGGACTCGGCACCATGCCAGCCGCCACGCCGCCCCCGCTGCACCCCGCGGCGGGCTTCTGCTGCCCCTACGGCCGCTGCGCGG GACACGGAAGCATGTTTGACCACGCATCTCACAGTGCAAGCTCAAAAGTAACAGAGAGGAAACTACATGGGACTTGTCCTCCAGTTGGTCGTGGAAACTGTGGAAAACAATGTGTGAATGCGAGCAGCTATaagtcttcattttttaatcccCGGAATGGTTTTCATACAATACATTCAGAGCACAGTCCTGTGAAGCCAAGGATTATTACAGTGGTGAAACCCAGCGGGCATACACTCAAAAAGATAACCTTGCTTCTGAACAGGAGATTTGTCCAGACCTTTGAGCAGCTGATGGCTGACATTTCAGAAGCTTTGGGATTTCCACACTGGAAGAATGACCACGTGAGAAAGCTTTACAATCTGAGAGGCAGAGAAATCCGAAGTGTTTCTGACTTCTTCAGGGAGGGCGATGTGTTCATAGCTATGGGGAGGGAGCCCCTTACATTGAAGAACTTGGAAGTGGCAATACAAGAACTTTGTCCTGAAAATCCttatgctgccagtgcaattcAGCAGGATAAGGAGCAGTCCCAAAAACTGAAGAGCAGGCTGTATGACAAAGCATCAAAAGTGGACAGTGGATTTGATGAGGCAGAGATTGCCAAGAATTGTGGTGATGTTATGTCTCCCAAAATGGTAGCTAGAAAAAGTCAAGCCAAGACaaagcaagaagagaaaatgagaaccAAAAAAAAGTGGACTAGAGAGAGTTGGGATGGCGAGCAAGGATTGAGGCCTTCTAGAAAAACCCGAGAAAGTGAGAGGTACCTTAAGCAAGAGAGGAACCCTGAGAAGGGATTAGAAGAGATTACAGTGGAAGTAGTGAGGTGTGAGAAGTGTGAACAGGAAAGGCAGGCAAGGCAAAAGTTACGAAGGGAAAGGCATGCTGAGACTTCATTTGAGAAcacagacctggatgcaggtGCATGTCAGAGGTATCAGgtagaaagaaatgcaaaaatcagGAATAGCCGAAAATCTGAAATTCCTCTGGAAGGTGAAGAAGTTGGCTGGAAAGAGAATGGCTGCAGAAAGACCTGGAAACCTCTACATAGGAATGTTAATGAAGgactggaaaagcaaaaaaaaagcattgagaTAGAAAGAGATCTGGAGAAACATGAAAACTGCGAGAAAGAAGTGGTGAAAATCAAGAAGAATGCTGTGGAAGGGCTGCAAATAACTCATgaagtgaaggaagaaaatggaagtaGCTGTGTAACTAATCAAAATGGTTGGCTAATGAAAGACACTCCAAGGGATGCTGAGAAACCATCTAAAGTACATAGGGACAGCAGAGAGGGTCAAAGGGCTAAAGAGGAGGGTGCCAGGAGAGAGGGAAATATACACAGAGAGAATGACGTGACTCAAcgagagaaaacaggagagcgTAGaatgaataaagaagaaaacaaggctCCAGGATTGGAAAACACAAGCCGGAGGCATgccattaaaaacagaactgatGTGGAAAACCACTATGAGATTGGCAGGACTATTGGGGATGGGAATTTTGCGGTAGTGAAGGAATGTCGCCACTGCAACTCTAATCAGATCTATGCCATGAAAATTGTGGATAAATCCAAGCTGAAGGGGAAAGAGGACATGATGGAAAGCGAAATTCTGATCATTAGGAGTCTTTCTCATCCCAATATAGTAAGCTTAATTGAAGTGTATGAGACAGAGGCTGAGATCTACCTAATCCTGGAGTATGTCCCAGGAGGGGACTTATTTGATGCAATCATAGAAAGTGTGAAGTTCACAGAGCATGATGCTGCTGTCATGACCACTGACCTGTGTGAAGCGCTGGTGTATATTCACAGCAAGAACATCGTCCACAGAGACCTCAAACCAGAGAACCTTTTG